CGAGAAACTTTTGATAATCGACTACAGTTCCTGGCGCGACGCCAAAAATGCGGCAGTTTTCATCGGACCACTCGAGGACATTGTTTTTAAGATCAAGTTCCCAGCCACCTATTTGACCGAGTTCCTGGACCTTCTAGAATCCGAGCTTCTTCCTCGAGAGTTCGGATTCTGTATATAATTATTGTTGCAGTGCCCTTTCGGTCTGTTTGAATTGACGATTGATCGTTAAACGGGCCAGAAAAATTCCGAAGAGACCGAGGGCCCAGACTCCGGAATGATAAACAACCTGGTTTTCAACATCTTTATTATGGATTGCCAGGTAGGGTTCTATCGGCACGGAAACCGAAATTCCACCCCGCAGATCACCAACCTCGTACCCCTGGGATCGGTGACACTTCAGGCAGGTGGGCTCAACCCACATCGGATACATCGTGCGGAGATGCTTTTCTCCTTCGAGCAAAGCAACAGTTTCAATCGATTTTTTACCATTTTGCAGAGACTGGAGCGCCGTGGTTTCCCAGGGGTCGGCCTTGTTATACGGGGCGATCGGATTGAGGCTGGTGATATGCCCCCTTACACCATATTGCTCTTTACCAAGAGCATACACCTGGCGGGTCATATAGGCAGGATTGATCAAGGTGAGGAGCCGGCCCGAAGGGGTTTCAATATCGCGTTCGGGGATGTCTTTCAGAAATGGATTTGGCGGGGTTTTTTCGGTAGCCGGGGCATATACGCCGCCGTGGCCGGCAGCCCAACGTCTATAGACAAGATCCTTGTTATAACTGGATCGGGCTTCGATCCGGGCATGTTCAATAACCGCGCTGTAATTGCTGGCTATTTCATACCAGGCATATCCGCCAACGATCACGGTCCAGAACACTCCGGCGAAAAGCCATAAAAGATTATTCCGTTTAGCCATAAAGCTCACGATTCATGATGCGGGTATGTATGTTGCGGATGAACCTCCTGAACACAATTCCAAGGGAAAAAAGTAAAATATTCGGAAACTTACAGGTCAATCTACGTCAAGCTATTAATTTAGTCAAATACATTAATAAAACCGTACCTTGTAGACCTGCTTCAGGGACATGAAGTCCCTGACCAGTTTATTCCGCACATCAGGACCGGACTGGGCAATGACAAAATTGTAGACGATTTCGCCTTCCTTGCGATCTTTCTCGAAACCGAAGTTAACAATTCGCAGTCTCCGCTCTTCGAGAAACTGTTCAAGAACCGGCAGGCATTTTTCATCGTATGCGCAGTGGACCCGCAAGGACCGATAGCGTTCTTTTCTGATCTTTTTTTCTACCCGCTTGAGCAGCAACAAGCTGAACAGGGCAATACCGGTGACCACAAGAGCCGGGAAATAAAAGCCGGCGCCGACCGCCATGCCAATTCCGGCCGATACCCAGAGGCAGGCGGCAGTGGTCAGGCCGCGAACCGCATGGCCTTCCTTGATGATTGCGCCAGCGCCGAGAAAGCCGATTCCGGATACGATCTGGGCAGCAATACGGGCCGGATCAAGACGGAGAACGGAATCACTCGCGAGATTGGCATATTTGAAATAATAGACTTCCGATACGATAATCATCAGGCAGGCGCCGAGGGTTACCAGCAGGTGGGTTCTGAAGCCGGCCGGCCGGCCATGCACTTCACGTTCAAAACCGATCAGGCCGCCAAGCAGAGCTGCGAGCAGCAGCTTGAAGGCAATCGCCAACTCGCTATAATCAGTGTAGAACGGATCGAGCCATTCCATGAGCTATCCTCCGCAGTCTTCGGTCTCCCCACGCAGGGTCTTCAGGGCATGCGGCAAGGCCGGAAGAATCGCTTCAAGATTTTCTCGGGCAGCCTTCTCACTGCCCGGCAGATTAACAATCAACGTTTGTCCGATAATTCCGGCCACCCCGCGCGACAGCATGGCGTGTACTGTTTTTGCCATCCCCGCTGCCCGCATCGCCTCGGCGATACCCGGCGTCTCTTTTTCGATGACATCGAGCGTCGCCTCTGGCGTGACATCCCGCGGCGCAAACCCGGTGCCGCCAGTCGTCAGGATCAGGTCGAGCCCCTGCTTCGACCATTGGCGGAGAGCCTCGCTGATTTTACCGCGCTCATCCGGCAATATCTGATATTCGACCACCTCACCAACATCGGCAATCAGCTGGCGAATCACCTGGCTGCTGGTATCGATCCGTTCGCCAACCGAGCCCTTGTCGGAAAGGGTTAAAATTCCGACCTTATACTTCACACATTCGTCCATTCTACCTTCCGCCGGAACTCATGTCACAATCCGGACCACATCACCTGTTACAACCTCACCACCCTGCCGGACAACGGCGAATATCCCTTCACGCGGCATCACACAGTCACCCGCCTGAAAGTAGATTTCACAACGTTGATGGCAGACCTTGCCAATCCTGGTGATTTCGAGATCGATGGATGATCCGACCAGCAGATGGGTCCCCACCGGAAGAGAACAGAGATCGAGCCCCTCGACAGCGAGGTTTTCCGCAAAGTCGCCCGGGCCGACATCAAGACCGGCCGCCCTCATTTTATCGAT
The DNA window shown above is from Desulfuromonas sp. and carries:
- a CDS encoding molybdenum cofactor biosynthesis protein, with the translated sequence MDECVKYKVGILTLSDKGSVGERIDTSSQVIRQLIADVGEVVEYQILPDERGKISEALRQWSKQGLDLILTTGGTGFAPRDVTPEATLDVIEKETPGIAEAMRAAGMAKTVHAMLSRGVAGIIGQTLIVNLPGSEKAARENLEAILPALPHALKTLRGETEDCGG
- a CDS encoding MOSC domain-containing protein — its product is MSVTGRVVAVCVSMSKGMKKRDVGQARLLEDHGIEGDAHAGPGDRQISLLALESIDKMRAAGLDVGPGDFAENLAVEGLDLCSLPVGTHLLVGSSIDLEITRIGKVCHQRCEIYFQAGDCVMPREGIFAVVRQGGEVVTGDVVRIVT
- a CDS encoding magnesium transporter MgtC, which encodes MEWLDPFYTDYSELAIAFKLLLAALLGGLIGFEREVHGRPAGFRTHLLVTLGACLMIIVSEVYYFKYANLASDSVLRLDPARIAAQIVSGIGFLGAGAIIKEGHAVRGLTTAACLWVSAGIGMAVGAGFYFPALVVTGIALFSLLLLKRVEKKIRKERYRSLRVHCAYDEKCLPVLEQFLEERRLRIVNFGFEKDRKEGEIVYNFVIAQSGPDVRNKLVRDFMSLKQVYKVRFY